One genomic window of Eptesicus fuscus isolate TK198812 chromosome 6, DD_ASM_mEF_20220401, whole genome shotgun sequence includes the following:
- the PNPLA6 gene encoding patatin-like phospholipase domain-containing protein 6 isoform X7 yields the protein METQRTGAAVNFSGVDVAQWDGVQDVLAPGEGSVGRVCDAQPVPFVPQVLGVMIGAGVAVFVTAVLILLLVRRLRVPKTPAPEGPRYRFRKRDKVLFYGRKIMRKVSQSTSSLVDTSVSTTSRPRMKKKLKMLNIAKKILRIQKETPTLQRKEPPPAVLEADLTEGDLANSHLPSEVLYMLKNVRVLGHFEKPLFLELCRHMIFQRLSQGDYVFRPGQPDASIYVVQDGLLELCLPGPDGKECVVKEVGPGDSVNSLLSILDVITGHQHPHRTVSARAARDSTVLRLPVEAFSAVFTKYPESLVRVVQIIMVRLQRVTFLALHNYLGLTNELFSHEIQPLRLFPSPGLPARTSPVRGSKRVGSTSATEEPREAPGRPPDPTGAPLPGPAGDLAKPTSLEAPSAPLLSRCISMPVDISGLQGGPRSDFDMAYERGRISVSLQEEASVGPQEPREQPAGACEYSYCEDESATGGCPFGPYQGRQTSSIFEAAKRELAKLMRIEDPSLLNSRVLLHHAKAGTIIARQGDQDVSLHFVLWGCLHVYQRMIDKAEDVCLFIAQPGELVGQLAVLTGEPLIFTLRAQRDCTFLRISKCDFYEIMRAQPSVVLSAAHTVAARMSPFVRQMDFAIDWTAVEAGRALYRQGDRSDCTYIVLNGRLRSVIQRGSGKKELVGEYGRGDLVGVVEALTRQPRATTVHAVRDTELAKLPEGTLGHIKRRYPQVVTRLIHLLSQKILGNLQQLQGPFPAGSGLGVPPHSELTNPASNLATVAVLPVCAEVPMVAFTLELQHALQAIGPTLLLNSDIIRARLGASALDSIQEFRLSGWLAQQEDTHRIVLYQTDSSLTPWTVRCLRQADCILIVGLGDQEPTLGQLEQMLENTAVRALKQLVLLHREEGPGPTRTVEWLNMRSWCSGHLHLRCPRRLFSRRSPAKLHELYEKVFSRRVDRHSDFSRLARVLTGNTIALVLGGGGARGCSHIGVLKALEEAGVPVDLVGGTSIGSFIGALYAEERSASRTKQRAREWAKSMTSVLEPMLDLTYPATSMFTGSAFNRSIHRVFQDKQIEDLWLPYFNVTTDITASAMRVHKDGSLWRYVRASMTLSGYLPPLCDPKDGHLLMDGGYINNLPADIARSMGAKTVIAIDVGSQDETDLSTYGDSLSGWWLLWKRLNPWTDKIKVPDMAEIQSRLAYVSCVRQLEVVKSSSYCEYLRPPIDCFKTMDFGKFDQIYDVGYQYGKAVFGGWSRGDVIEKMLTDRRSADLIESRRADVLAFPSSGFTDLAEIVSRIEPPTTYVSDGCADGEESDCLTEYEEDAGPDCSRDEGGSPEGASPSTASEMEEDKSILRHRRCLPQDAASSPADT from the exons ATGGAGACACAGAGGACTGGGGCCGCTGTGAACTTCTCGGGTGTGGACGTAGCGCAATGGGATGGGGTCCAGGACGTCCTGGCCCCCGGGGAGGGCTCGGTGGGGCGGGTATGCGATGCGCAGCCAGTGCCATTCGTCCCGCAGGTGCTGGGCGTGATGATCGGGGCCGGAGTCGCCGTGTTCGTCACCGCCGTGCTCATCCTCCTGCTAGTGCGGAGGCTTCGAGTGCCGA AAACCCCAGCCCCGGAGGGCCCGCGGTATCGATTCCGGAAGAGGGACAAAGTGCTTTTCTATGGCCGGAAGATTATGCGGAAG GTGTCACAGTCCACTTCCTCCCTGGTGGACACCTCCGTCTCCACCACCTCCAGGCCTCGCATGAAGAAGAAACTCAAGATGCTGAACATTGCCAAGAA GATCCTCCGCATCCAGAAAGAGACTCCCACACTGCAGCGGAAGGAGCCCCCGCCTGCCGTGCTGGAGGCTGACCTGACCGAGGGCGACCTGGCCaactcccacctgccctccgAGGTGCTCTACATGCTGAAGAACGTGCG GGTGCTGGGCCACTTCGAGAAGCCGCTCTTTCTGGAGCTCTGCCGGCACATGATCTTCCAGCGGCTCAGCCAGGGGGACTACGTCTTccggccaggccagccagacGCCAGCATCTATGTGGTGCAGGACGGGCTGCTGGAGCTCTGCCTGCCAGGGCCG GACGGGAAGGAGTGTGTGGTGAAGGAAGTAGGCCCCGGGGACAGTGTCAACAGCCTCCTGAGCATCCTGGATGTCATCACT GGTCACCAGCACCCCCATCGTACAGTGTCTGCCCGCGCAGCCCGAGACTCCACTGTGCTGCGGCTGCCGGTGGAGGCCTTCTCTGCAGTTTTCACCAAGTACCCGGAGAGCCTGGTGCGGGTGGTGCAG ATCATCATGGTGAGGCTGCAGCGAGTCACCTTCCTGGCCCTCCACAACTACCTGGGTCTGACCAATGAGCTCTTCAGCCAC GAGATCCAACCCCTGCGCCTCTtccccagccccggcctcccAGCTCGCACCAGCCCCGTTCGAGGCTCCAAGCGTGTTGGCAGCACCTCGGCAACTGAGGAGCCTCGGGAGGCCCCTGGCCGGCCACCTGACCCCACCGGGGCCCCTCTGCCTGGACCTGCAG GGGACCTGGCGAAGCCCACATCCCTGGAAGCCCCCTCGGCCCCCCTGCTGAGCCGCTGCATCTCCATGCCAGTGGACATCTCAG GCTTGCAGGGAGGTCCCCGCTCGGACTTCGACATGGCGTATGAACGTGGCCGGATTTCCGTGTCTCTGCAAGAAGAGGCTTCAGTGGGGCCCCAG GAGCCCCGGGAGCAGCCGGCAGGTGCCTGCGAGTACAGCTACTGTGAGGATGAGTCAGCCACCGGCGGCTGCCCCTTCGGGCCCTACCAGGGCCGCCAGACCAGTAGCATCTTTGAGGCGGCAAAGCGGGAGCTGGCCAAGTTGATGCGGATTGAG gACCCCTCCCTCCTGAACAGCCGAGTCTTGCTACATCATGCTAAAGCCGGCACCATCATTGCCCGCCAGGGGGACCAG GATGTGAGCCTGCACTTTGTGCTCTGGGGCTGCCTGCACGTCTACCAGCGCATGATCGACAAGGCTGAGGACGTGTGCCTGTTCATCGCACAGCCAGGCGAGCTGGTTGGGCAGCTGGCTGTGCTCACGGGGGAGCCCCTCATCTTCACGCTGCGAGCCCAGCGCGACTGCACTTTCCTGCGGATCTCCAAGTGCGACTTCTATGA GATCATGCGCGCACAGCCCAGTGTGGTGCTGAGTGCCGCGCACACGGTGGCTGCGAGGATGTCACCCTTTGTGCGCCAGATGGACTTTGCCATCGACTGGACAGCCGTGGAGGCTGGACGAGCGCTGTACAG acagGGCGACCGCTCGGACTGCACCTACATCGTGCTCAATGGGCGGCTGCGCAGCGTCATCCAGCGTGGCAGTGGCAAGAAGGAGCTGGTGGGCGAGTACGGCCGCGGGGATCTTGTCGGAGTG GTGGAAGCGCTGACGCGGCAGCCGCGCGCCACCACGGTGCACGCGGTGCGCGACACAGAGCTGGCCAAGCTCCCCGAGGGCACCCTGGGCCACATCAAACGGCGGTACCCGCAG GTCGTGACCCGCCTCATTCACCTGCTGAGCCAGAAAATTCTGGGGAATTTGCAGCAGCTGCAAGGACCGTTCCCAG CAGGCTCGGGACTGGGTGTGCCCCCTCACTCGGAACTCACCAACCCAGCCAGCAACCTGGCCACGGTGGCAGTCCTGCCTGTGTGTGCGGAGGTGCCCATGGTGGCCTTCACCCTGGAGCTGCAGCATGCTCTGCAAGCCATCG GCCCCACACTCCTCCTCAACAGTGACATCATCCGGGCACGCCTGGGCGCCTCCGCACtggacag catcCAGGAGTTTCGGCTGTCCGGATGGCTGGCCCAGCAGGAGGACACCCACCGCATTGTGCTCTACCAGACAGACTCCTCGCTGACGCCCTGGACCGTGCGCTGCCTGCGCCAGGCTGACTGCATCCTCATCGTGGGCCTGGGCGACCAGGAGCCCACGCTTGGCCAG CTGGAGCAGATGCTGGAGAACACGGCGGTGCGCGCCCTCAAGCAGCTGGTCCTGCTGCACCGGGAGGAGGGCCCGGGCCCCACGCGCACCGTGGAGTGGCTCAACATGCGCAGCTGGTGCTCCGGACACCTGCACCTGCGCTGTCCCCGCCGCCTCTTCTCGCGTCGCAGTCCTGCCAAGCTG CATGAGCTGTATGAGAAGGTGTTCTCCAGGCGCGTGGACCGGCACAGCGATTTCTCCCGCCTGGCGCGGGTGCTCACCGGCAACACCATCGccctggtgctgggtgggggcggagccag GGGCTGCTCACACATTGGGGTGCTGAAGGCATTGGAAGAGGCGGGGGTCCCTGTCGACCTAGTGGGCGGCACTTCCATCGGCTCCTTCATTGGGGCCCTGTATGCCGAAGAGCGAAGCGCCAGCCGAACTAAGCAGCGGGCCCGCGAGTGGGCCAAG AGCATGACTTCCGTGCTGGAGCCCATGCTGGACCTCACATACCCCGCCACGTCCATGTTCACGGGGTCAGCCTTCAACCGCAGCATCCACCGCGTCTTCCAGGACAAGCAGATTGAG GACCTGTGGCTGCCATACTTCAACGTGACCACGGACATCACCGCCTCGGCCATGCGTGTGCACAAAGACG GCTCCCTATGGCGATACGTGCGCGCCAGCATGACGCTCTCGGGCTACCTGCCCCCGCTCTGCGACCCCAAGGACGGGCACCTCCTCATGGACGGCGGCTACATCAACAACCTGCCAG CGGACATCGCCCGCAGCATGGGTGCCAAGACAGTCATTGCCATTGACGTCGGGAGCCAGGACGAGACCGACCTCAGCACCTACGGGGACAGCCTGTCTGGCTGGTGGCTGCTGTGGAAGCGGCTAAACCCTTGGACGGATAAGATCAAGGTTCCAGACATGGCTGAGATCCAGTCCCGCCTGGCCTACGTGTCCTGCGTACGCCAGCTGGAGGTTGTCAAGTCCAGCTCCTACTGCGAGTACCTGCGCCCCCCCATCGACTGCTTCAAGACCATGGACTTCGGGAAGTTCGACCAGATCTAC GATGTGGGCTACCAGTACGGGAAGGCTGTGTTTGGGGGCTGGAGCCGGGGCGACGTCATTGAGAAGATGCTCACAGACCGGCGGTCTGCTGACCTTATCGAGAGCCGCCGTGCAGAC GTGCTGGCCTTCCCCAGTTCTGGCTTCACTGACTTGGCGGAGATCGTGTCCCGGATCGAGCCCCCCACCACCTATGTTTCTGATGGCTGTGCTGATG GGGAAGAGTCAGACTGCCTGACGGAGTATGAGGAGGACGCAGGACCTGACTGCTCACGGGACGAGGGGGGCTCTCCCGAGGGCGCCAGCCCCAGCACCGCCTCTGAGATG GAGGAGGACAAGTCGATTCTCAGGCACCGGCGCTGCCTGCCACAGGACGCTGCCAGCTCACCTGCAGACACCTGA
- the PNPLA6 gene encoding patatin-like phospholipase domain-containing protein 6 isoform X6, whose protein sequence is METQRTGAAVNFSGVDVAQWDGVQDVLAPGEGSVGRVCDAQPVPFVPQVLGVMIGAGVAVFVTAVLILLLVRRLRVPKTPAPEGPRYRFRKRDKVLFYGRKIMRKVSQSTSSLVDTSVSTTSRPRMKKKLKMLNIAKKILRIQKETPTLQRKEPPPAVLEADLTEGDLANSHLPSEVLYMLKNVRVLGHFEKPLFLELCRHMIFQRLSQGDYVFRPGQPDASIYVVQDGLLELCLPGPDGKECVVKEVGPGDSVNSLLSILDVITGHQHPHRTVSARAARDSTVLRLPVEAFSAVFTKYPESLVRVVQIIMVRLQRVTFLALHNYLGLTNELFSHEIQPLRLFPSPGLPARTSPVRGSKRVGSTSATEEPREAPGRPPDPTGAPLPGPAGDLAKPTSLEAPSAPLLSRCISMPVDISGLQGGPRSDFDMAYERGRISVSLQEEASVGPQTPTQEPREQPAGACEYSYCEDESATGGCPFGPYQGRQTSSIFEAAKRELAKLMRIEDPSLLNSRVLLHHAKAGTIIARQGDQDVSLHFVLWGCLHVYQRMIDKAEDVCLFIAQPGELVGQLAVLTGEPLIFTLRAQRDCTFLRISKCDFYEIMRAQPSVVLSAAHTVAARMSPFVRQMDFAIDWTAVEAGRALYRQGDRSDCTYIVLNGRLRSVIQRGSGKKELVGEYGRGDLVGVVEALTRQPRATTVHAVRDTELAKLPEGTLGHIKRRYPQVVTRLIHLLSQKILGNLQQLQGPFPAGSGLGVPPHSELTNPASNLATVAVLPVCAEVPMVAFTLELQHALQAIGPTLLLNSDIIRARLGASALDSIQEFRLSGWLAQQEDTHRIVLYQTDSSLTPWTVRCLRQADCILIVGLGDQEPTLGQLEQMLENTAVRALKQLVLLHREEGPGPTRTVEWLNMRSWCSGHLHLRCPRRLFSRRSPAKLHELYEKVFSRRVDRHSDFSRLARVLTGNTIALVLGGGGARGCSHIGVLKALEEAGVPVDLVGGTSIGSFIGALYAEERSASRTKQRAREWAKSMTSVLEPMLDLTYPATSMFTGSAFNRSIHRVFQDKQIEDLWLPYFNVTTDITASAMRVHKDGSLWRYVRASMTLSGYLPPLCDPKDGHLLMDGGYINNLPADIARSMGAKTVIAIDVGSQDETDLSTYGDSLSGWWLLWKRLNPWTDKIKVPDMAEIQSRLAYVSCVRQLEVVKSSSYCEYLRPPIDCFKTMDFGKFDQIYDVGYQYGKAVFGGWSRGDVIEKMLTDRRSADLIESRRADVLAFPSSGFTDLAEIVSRIEPPTTYVSDGCADGEESDCLTEYEEDAGPDCSRDEGGSPEGASPSTASEMEEDKSILRHRRCLPQDAASSPADT, encoded by the exons ATGGAGACACAGAGGACTGGGGCCGCTGTGAACTTCTCGGGTGTGGACGTAGCGCAATGGGATGGGGTCCAGGACGTCCTGGCCCCCGGGGAGGGCTCGGTGGGGCGGGTATGCGATGCGCAGCCAGTGCCATTCGTCCCGCAGGTGCTGGGCGTGATGATCGGGGCCGGAGTCGCCGTGTTCGTCACCGCCGTGCTCATCCTCCTGCTAGTGCGGAGGCTTCGAGTGCCGA AAACCCCAGCCCCGGAGGGCCCGCGGTATCGATTCCGGAAGAGGGACAAAGTGCTTTTCTATGGCCGGAAGATTATGCGGAAG GTGTCACAGTCCACTTCCTCCCTGGTGGACACCTCCGTCTCCACCACCTCCAGGCCTCGCATGAAGAAGAAACTCAAGATGCTGAACATTGCCAAGAA GATCCTCCGCATCCAGAAAGAGACTCCCACACTGCAGCGGAAGGAGCCCCCGCCTGCCGTGCTGGAGGCTGACCTGACCGAGGGCGACCTGGCCaactcccacctgccctccgAGGTGCTCTACATGCTGAAGAACGTGCG GGTGCTGGGCCACTTCGAGAAGCCGCTCTTTCTGGAGCTCTGCCGGCACATGATCTTCCAGCGGCTCAGCCAGGGGGACTACGTCTTccggccaggccagccagacGCCAGCATCTATGTGGTGCAGGACGGGCTGCTGGAGCTCTGCCTGCCAGGGCCG GACGGGAAGGAGTGTGTGGTGAAGGAAGTAGGCCCCGGGGACAGTGTCAACAGCCTCCTGAGCATCCTGGATGTCATCACT GGTCACCAGCACCCCCATCGTACAGTGTCTGCCCGCGCAGCCCGAGACTCCACTGTGCTGCGGCTGCCGGTGGAGGCCTTCTCTGCAGTTTTCACCAAGTACCCGGAGAGCCTGGTGCGGGTGGTGCAG ATCATCATGGTGAGGCTGCAGCGAGTCACCTTCCTGGCCCTCCACAACTACCTGGGTCTGACCAATGAGCTCTTCAGCCAC GAGATCCAACCCCTGCGCCTCTtccccagccccggcctcccAGCTCGCACCAGCCCCGTTCGAGGCTCCAAGCGTGTTGGCAGCACCTCGGCAACTGAGGAGCCTCGGGAGGCCCCTGGCCGGCCACCTGACCCCACCGGGGCCCCTCTGCCTGGACCTGCAG GGGACCTGGCGAAGCCCACATCCCTGGAAGCCCCCTCGGCCCCCCTGCTGAGCCGCTGCATCTCCATGCCAGTGGACATCTCAG GCTTGCAGGGAGGTCCCCGCTCGGACTTCGACATGGCGTATGAACGTGGCCGGATTTCCGTGTCTCTGCAAGAAGAGGCTTCAGTGGGGCCCCAG ACTCCCACTCAGGAGCCCCGGGAGCAGCCGGCAGGTGCCTGCGAGTACAGCTACTGTGAGGATGAGTCAGCCACCGGCGGCTGCCCCTTCGGGCCCTACCAGGGCCGCCAGACCAGTAGCATCTTTGAGGCGGCAAAGCGGGAGCTGGCCAAGTTGATGCGGATTGAG gACCCCTCCCTCCTGAACAGCCGAGTCTTGCTACATCATGCTAAAGCCGGCACCATCATTGCCCGCCAGGGGGACCAG GATGTGAGCCTGCACTTTGTGCTCTGGGGCTGCCTGCACGTCTACCAGCGCATGATCGACAAGGCTGAGGACGTGTGCCTGTTCATCGCACAGCCAGGCGAGCTGGTTGGGCAGCTGGCTGTGCTCACGGGGGAGCCCCTCATCTTCACGCTGCGAGCCCAGCGCGACTGCACTTTCCTGCGGATCTCCAAGTGCGACTTCTATGA GATCATGCGCGCACAGCCCAGTGTGGTGCTGAGTGCCGCGCACACGGTGGCTGCGAGGATGTCACCCTTTGTGCGCCAGATGGACTTTGCCATCGACTGGACAGCCGTGGAGGCTGGACGAGCGCTGTACAG acagGGCGACCGCTCGGACTGCACCTACATCGTGCTCAATGGGCGGCTGCGCAGCGTCATCCAGCGTGGCAGTGGCAAGAAGGAGCTGGTGGGCGAGTACGGCCGCGGGGATCTTGTCGGAGTG GTGGAAGCGCTGACGCGGCAGCCGCGCGCCACCACGGTGCACGCGGTGCGCGACACAGAGCTGGCCAAGCTCCCCGAGGGCACCCTGGGCCACATCAAACGGCGGTACCCGCAG GTCGTGACCCGCCTCATTCACCTGCTGAGCCAGAAAATTCTGGGGAATTTGCAGCAGCTGCAAGGACCGTTCCCAG CAGGCTCGGGACTGGGTGTGCCCCCTCACTCGGAACTCACCAACCCAGCCAGCAACCTGGCCACGGTGGCAGTCCTGCCTGTGTGTGCGGAGGTGCCCATGGTGGCCTTCACCCTGGAGCTGCAGCATGCTCTGCAAGCCATCG GCCCCACACTCCTCCTCAACAGTGACATCATCCGGGCACGCCTGGGCGCCTCCGCACtggacag catcCAGGAGTTTCGGCTGTCCGGATGGCTGGCCCAGCAGGAGGACACCCACCGCATTGTGCTCTACCAGACAGACTCCTCGCTGACGCCCTGGACCGTGCGCTGCCTGCGCCAGGCTGACTGCATCCTCATCGTGGGCCTGGGCGACCAGGAGCCCACGCTTGGCCAG CTGGAGCAGATGCTGGAGAACACGGCGGTGCGCGCCCTCAAGCAGCTGGTCCTGCTGCACCGGGAGGAGGGCCCGGGCCCCACGCGCACCGTGGAGTGGCTCAACATGCGCAGCTGGTGCTCCGGACACCTGCACCTGCGCTGTCCCCGCCGCCTCTTCTCGCGTCGCAGTCCTGCCAAGCTG CATGAGCTGTATGAGAAGGTGTTCTCCAGGCGCGTGGACCGGCACAGCGATTTCTCCCGCCTGGCGCGGGTGCTCACCGGCAACACCATCGccctggtgctgggtgggggcggagccag GGGCTGCTCACACATTGGGGTGCTGAAGGCATTGGAAGAGGCGGGGGTCCCTGTCGACCTAGTGGGCGGCACTTCCATCGGCTCCTTCATTGGGGCCCTGTATGCCGAAGAGCGAAGCGCCAGCCGAACTAAGCAGCGGGCCCGCGAGTGGGCCAAG AGCATGACTTCCGTGCTGGAGCCCATGCTGGACCTCACATACCCCGCCACGTCCATGTTCACGGGGTCAGCCTTCAACCGCAGCATCCACCGCGTCTTCCAGGACAAGCAGATTGAG GACCTGTGGCTGCCATACTTCAACGTGACCACGGACATCACCGCCTCGGCCATGCGTGTGCACAAAGACG GCTCCCTATGGCGATACGTGCGCGCCAGCATGACGCTCTCGGGCTACCTGCCCCCGCTCTGCGACCCCAAGGACGGGCACCTCCTCATGGACGGCGGCTACATCAACAACCTGCCAG CGGACATCGCCCGCAGCATGGGTGCCAAGACAGTCATTGCCATTGACGTCGGGAGCCAGGACGAGACCGACCTCAGCACCTACGGGGACAGCCTGTCTGGCTGGTGGCTGCTGTGGAAGCGGCTAAACCCTTGGACGGATAAGATCAAGGTTCCAGACATGGCTGAGATCCAGTCCCGCCTGGCCTACGTGTCCTGCGTACGCCAGCTGGAGGTTGTCAAGTCCAGCTCCTACTGCGAGTACCTGCGCCCCCCCATCGACTGCTTCAAGACCATGGACTTCGGGAAGTTCGACCAGATCTAC GATGTGGGCTACCAGTACGGGAAGGCTGTGTTTGGGGGCTGGAGCCGGGGCGACGTCATTGAGAAGATGCTCACAGACCGGCGGTCTGCTGACCTTATCGAGAGCCGCCGTGCAGAC GTGCTGGCCTTCCCCAGTTCTGGCTTCACTGACTTGGCGGAGATCGTGTCCCGGATCGAGCCCCCCACCACCTATGTTTCTGATGGCTGTGCTGATG GGGAAGAGTCAGACTGCCTGACGGAGTATGAGGAGGACGCAGGACCTGACTGCTCACGGGACGAGGGGGGCTCTCCCGAGGGCGCCAGCCCCAGCACCGCCTCTGAGATG GAGGAGGACAAGTCGATTCTCAGGCACCGGCGCTGCCTGCCACAGGACGCTGCCAGCTCACCTGCAGACACCTGA